A stretch of Carya illinoinensis cultivar Pawnee chromosome 14, C.illinoinensisPawnee_v1, whole genome shotgun sequence DNA encodes these proteins:
- the LOC122293456 gene encoding 17.6 kDa class I heat shock protein 3-like, translating into MSLVPSIFGGRRTNVFDPFSLDLWDPFDGPLSSAIANVPPSAQETAALANLRIDWKETPEAHVFHADLPGLKKEEVKVEVDDGRILQISGERSKEQEEKNDKWHRIERSSGKFLRRFRLPENAKMDQVKASMENGVLSVTVPKEKVKKPEVKPIEISG; encoded by the coding sequence ATGTCGCTCGTTCCCAGCATCTTTGGTGGACGTCGAACCAACGTGTTTGATCCATTTTCTCTAGACTTATGGGATCCCTTCGATGGACCCCTCTCCTCCGCCATTGCCAATGTCCCTCCCTCAGCACAAGAAACCGCGGCGTTGGCCAACTTAAGAATCGACTGGAAGGAAACCCCGGAGGCCCACGTCTTCCATGCGGACCTTCCCGGCCTCAAGAAGGAGGAAGTGAAAGTAGAGGTTGACGATGGAAGAATTCTGCAGATTAGCGGAGAGAGGAGCAAAGAGCAGGAGGAGAAGAACGATAAGTGGCACCGCATCGAGAGAAGCAGTGGCAAGTTCCTCCGCCGGTTCAGGCTGCCGGAAAATGCGAAGATGGATCAGGTCAAGGCTAGCATGGAGAATGGGGTGCTTAGTGTGACTGTTCCGAAAGAGAAGGTGAAGAAGCCTGAGGTCAAACCCATTGAAATTTCCGGTTGA